From Clarias gariepinus isolate MV-2021 ecotype Netherlands chromosome 18, CGAR_prim_01v2, whole genome shotgun sequence:
TAGCATAAATACTCTCTTGTCTCATACACCACTCATCATGTTGCACATTAATGGTCTAcactttttttacattgttctgCTCTTGACTGAACATTGCTTTTATATTTCAATTCcatttcaattctattttattacttgtaaatcttgtaaattttacattttatagctaaaagttttctatatttgtataatgttttttttatttcatattatattattatattattttaggtCATGGGCGATCATATAATCATTTCGCTCACAACTGTGTATGTGATAAATACAATTTGTTGTTGAATTTCTCCTGTGTGcagagtctatcccaggggacaCAGGACAAGAGACGGGGTacactcacataaacacactcacacacttaaacacacactacggggaatttggaaatgacaattagcctaacctaaaTTTTtttgggactgtgggaggaaaccagtgtacccAGTTCCTAACCACTATGCCAATGTCACCACCTTGTCTTATTACAAAATAGTTTAAAGTAACATGTTGGCAAAGATTTTCCACTAATAcaagtaaaaactaaaaatgcttCTTAACGTTTGCTTTTCTGTGGATCTCTTAGAGGAACTAAGGAGGaagaaaatgactttaaatGACACACATCTCCATGGGAACACGTTTTGCTTTAAAGGGGTACTgtctctttaaaagaaaaaaaaaggaagaataaaaaaaaaaaaacatgctcagCTGATGTCCTTTTATGGCGAATGCTCGGTAAGTCACGTGACGAGGAGCGCTGCACCGCCGGTGTCACGTGATTATAGTAAGCGGAAGTTGGAAAGAAGGAAATTCATTGTCTGAAGTcgttttgaaaaaaacaaaaaacattctttatttattaatttattcgtGTTTTTAGTTTGATATGTGTCTTTGATATGCAtgtaaactaatttaaataatgttatttacagtatgcatacgttttttaaatatatattatgcttttattattataaaacagatAATACCAGGTTAATCCACTCTCTGTGTTTCAGCCCTTTATAATAGTTCATGCTAGTACTGGGATTAGTGAATTGGTTATGTCCTAATAAGGCAACAACACACCAATAGACacagaaaaggaagaagaaaaaaaacacagcacagTCAGGAAGTCAGTTAGTCCACCTCTCCTCTCCTTATCAGGTACAGGTGACTGCAATCCCCCAAAAAGGCAGAAAGTCAGCCAGGGTGGGTCCATGTGAGCAGTCACAGGCGTCCCAGCCAATAGGAGCGCTCCattctcatcagtccacaggtAAATCTGTTGTACTGTTTAAAAAGGCAAAGAGGAAGAATTACTGCCTTttaaagacacagagagagagagagagaggttacaAATGAAAAGGCTTGCACAACAAAaccactgagagagagagagagaggtgtgtgttgtTAACTCAAAAGCAGAATGGAAAAATAATGCCATATATTTCCCTGTAATGCGCTTTTTCACTTCGCACATTCTGtataatttacacattttacaatgtttaacatcatacattttatatatctctattttaaatgttatattattatttctatatttgtattttttttatattgtacacaATTTTTCCAGTGCAATTTGGCATTTGCTACCTTTCACGGCATATCCTACTGTGTATGGTCGTGtacatgagaaataaaacatttaattgaatttaaaatcatACACTATAGCATTCCTTATGAAAAGAAGGCGGATTCATAGCCGCACAGCTCTGCAAACTGAGGGAACAGACACAAAGCAAATGGTTCTGGAGGAAATAACTCgttattactgtaaataactattgcaaaaaaaacaaaaaaaaaacagccatctTGCAATGTTTTAAGAACAATTCAATACCTTGACCAATCCGATTCAAGAATGCAGCAGCGTTGTAGTATAAACAGAGTGTAAAGGTTACGCAACACCTTGACTGCAGTAGATTTGCACTGTGTCGTAGTTTTCCCAGAATTGTACAGCACACACTGTACAAATACTTTGCATTTACCAGCACACAATATAAAATtagagtatatataaaataaacatatatacaatTAAAGATATTGAACAAAACAGGCAATGACTCCATAAGTCCATTTTGAAAAGTGAAGCATAAAAAGATCTGTCTAGCTCCTCTAGCTCACTCGGCTACCTAACGGTTTAAAGCTGTATAGATAATGTATAAAGATGAAGTAAAACACATGCAGCTGTAGAGGAatattgaattattttaaaacctgCTAACCAACTGCATGCTAATATACATAAGACTTACTGGTCAACCCTCTGAACTCTCAATATATTCGGAtcgtttttttaacattataagaCAGTGACTGCAGTGACGTGGGAAAAGAGTGATGTCACACAGACCAGTAAGTTGTAATGAGGTTAAACTATAAAcgattttaatttataaaattaaaattttaattttaattcatctGAGCACTCTCTTATTTATCAGCACACACTGACTTGGAAATTCTATTATATCTATTATACTTTATATCAATATCACCCCCATCCTCTTATTATACTGTTTTGCTTTTCAGGGCCTGTGGGTGAGAAATGTGAGAACTAAGTAGGCCACTGTAAGAAATCTTAATTTTAGGTCTCTCTCTAGAGACATGAAGCATTTCTGATTCTGTCCCAGTTCCAGGCAACGGATAAACCCTGATAAAGGAATCCAGTGGACGGTATGAGCACTGCAGAAATATCCTTTACCTGCTTCAGGTGTGTCTGCATGTGCATTAGACTGATCTCTgagcaataaaaatataaggagagctgtgtactgtaggttaaagttaaaattaagACAGGGGTTAAATTGCTTGTAAGAATTTATAGGTTTAAATCTAACCAGTAAtgcaaaataatacatttgtttGTTATGGATCTTGTACAGATCTGTTGTAGGCTATCAGATTATCTACATAAACACAGTTTATGCCGTGTCGAAGTACACAGTGCATTACTTTAGACCACATTGCTGTCGAGGTCTCAtggcggtgtagtggttaacactgtggcctaACTCattcagggtcaagggttcaattccATGCCATTCCTTTCCAgtgtacatgttctccctgtgcttggtgggttatcTCTGGGTACtcccgtttcctcccacagtccaaagacatgcagattgggctacttggtgttcccaaattgcccgttttgtgtgtgtgtgtgtgtgtgtgtgtgcccagtgccaaagtctcctaggataggctccaggcttccagTGACCCtgcatatatttatatgtatgaaAAGAGTATTAACACACTTCTGACATCTGACACACTCTCTAGTGACATCTGCAGGACAGTAATGTTTGCGCATCTTTGACGTTGCTCAGTAAcatattgctattattattattattaagttgttcttgttgtcttgttaatgttttgtaagagcagctctgacagtaggtCAGTAATGTAATTAATCAATACTTTACACACTCTTCTGACATCTGACACACCCTCCTAGTGACTTCTGCAGGAGAATGATGCATCTTTGAGGTAAAATGAGtatatcacttactcactctctcatcgtctataccgctttatcccacatacagggttgtggtgggtctggtgcctatcccaggagactaagggcacaaggcggggtacacattcacactcacacactacgggcaatttgggaacaccagttaccCTAATCTAACATGTCTTtaggctgtgggaggaaaccagtgtacctggaggaaacccaccaagcataaggAGAACCAGCACaaacagaccccgaggtgggatttgaacctggccgggaatcgaacccagacactGGGGATAGATAacaaattgtttgtttgttgtgcacactccccccccaaaaaagtcgGGAGTGTGCACTTCTCTTATCCTGGCAACTGATGACGTCATACAGATGCTGCGCGCTCATGGTTGCCTACAGATGATCCAGCAGAAAGGAGGGGGTAGAgcatctctctcttacacacacacacacacgcataggAGCAGACGGACACGCGcaccagtacacacacacacgcacacacacggacCCGCAGCAGACGGTCTCAcacccacctggactccagCATCGTTTCTGAACATCTGTGAAAGGTCATGGCGTGGGGAGGTTCGGGAGAGCGCGCGGCGGTGCAGCTCGGCCTGATTAACGCGGAGGATAAGTACCTGACCGCGGAGGCGTTCGGCTTCAAGGTGAGCGCGTGCGCCACGTCCATGCGGAAGAAGCAGGTGTGGACCCTGGAGCCGGCGGACCCGGCGGGAGACTCGGGCTCGGTGCTCCTGCGCAGTCACCTGGGCCGGTACCTCTCCGCCGACAAGGACGGCAACGTGACGGCTGAGCGcgagcgccccgccccggaCTGCCGCTTCTGCGTGACGGCGCACGCGGACGGCCGCTGGTCGCTGCGCTCCGAGGCGCACGCGCGCTACCTGGGCGGCACCGAGGACCGCGTGCTGTGCGGCGGGACCGAGGAGAAGTGGTGCGTGCACCTGGCCACGCACCCGCAGGTCAACCTGTACAGCGTCGCGCGCAAACGCTACCTGCACGCGCAGCCGCAGCAGCCCGGGCGCGCGGAGCTGGCGGCGGACCGTGACGCGCCGTGGGGCGTGGGCTCCGTGCTCACGCTGGTGTACCGGGACCGCCGCTACCACCTGCAGACCGCCGGCGGCCGCTTCCTCTCCGGCTCTGGCGCGCTGCTCCCCGAGACGCGGGGCGACACCGGCTTCACGCTGGAGTTCGGCGCGAGCACCGTGGCGTTCCGGGACGCGGCCGGGAAATACCTGGCGCCCTCCGGTCCGAGCGGCGCGGTCAAGGCGGGGAAGAGCGTCCGCGGGGGCAAGGACGAGGCGATGGTGCTGGAGAGGAGCCGCGGTCAGGTGGTGCTCACCGCCAGTAACGACCGGAACGTGTCCATGCGCCAGGGTGCGACTGTCTTTTAGTGTCCTACCCCTAAATTATAGACCTCTGTTTAAACTCTAACCAGGGTTTAACAAGGCTCTCTTAGTCCTCTACCCcttcgtcatcatcatcatcatcatcatcatcatcatagagTGCTCTTtaaactttatacagtataaaccgttttatttttaattctctctctctctccctctctcatatGATCATTTTAGGATAAGAAGATGTAAATCACCTTCATATCACTTCATATCACTTCATCAACACCATCCCGATTTCTGCCTTTCTCTCATGTGTCTGGTcagtaccttaaaaaaaaatatacattacatACTGCATTCTACATTTAATCACCAGTGAAGTTAATGTGTGTTTCAGGTTCagaattaatgtttattattattattattattattattattattatttccggCCAAAATCATAATTGAGAAAAATGAAAAGTGGTGTAGTAATAAAAAGTAACAAATAGCTACAGAATCAGAATTTGAACAAAAATAAGCTTAAATGTTGTAGACATTCCTCATATGTGCTAGTGTTAAAAACCCCAGGAATGTGCTTAAAAtagaaaacattaatattaattcaatctctctctctctttctctctatataatttagtaatatgtaataataacaataataatagtttatgtatatatacatacatgttaattataattctatatataaaacaaatacttATGGGTTGAAAATCTCTTCTTTTTGTGTAGTAAAcaaatttatttactattttttatgTGTAGAAGAAATTTTTTTTGGCTCTATTTTCTCTCCAAATTATCTTTTAGTggataaataactgaatattttaatatattatattatgtctattaatcttttataaattatatatatatatatatatatatatatatagttatttattttagtttttagatCGGTAATTTAGATTAAAATTagattatttgatttattactCCTGCTGTCTCATTATTTTGCTTGTTTAATCCCCACTGTCTGTGTCTTTGGAAGTAGGCGGAGTCACACACCCTCA
This genomic window contains:
- the fscn1b gene encoding fascin, whose translation is MAWGGSGERAAVQLGLINAEDKYLTAEAFGFKVSACATSMRKKQVWTLEPADPAGDSGSVLLRSHLGRYLSADKDGNVTAERERPAPDCRFCVTAHADGRWSLRSEAHARYLGGTEDRVLCGGTEEKWCVHLATHPQVNLYSVARKRYLHAQPQQPGRAELAADRDAPWGVGSVLTLVYRDRRYHLQTAGGRFLSGSGALLPETRGDTGFTLEFGASTVAFRDAAGKYLAPSGPSGAVKAGKSVRGGKDEAMVLERSRGQVVLTASNDRNVSMRQGVDLSANQDAESDQEVFQMEVDPESKRCAFRACNGKYWSLTPSGAIQCTASEKSASCFFELEWKGAKVTLKASNGKYLAAKKNGQLTASVDSAGEQEEFVLKLINRPLIVLRGEDGFIGCRKQGTGTLDCNRSSYDVFQLEFNNNAYCFRDSTGKYWMVEPNGVVVSSSDTPVYFLFEFCDYNRVAIKTQQGLYLKGDHAGVLKANAQGIANATLWEY